The sequence CGCGCGCAAGATCGCCGCGCACCTGCTCGAGGTTTCGCCCGACGACGTCGAGTGGGCCGACCAGGCCTTCCGCGTGCGGGGCGTTCCATCGAAGACGGTCACGATGAAGGACGTCGCGTTTGCGGCCTACACCAACCCCGGCGACAACGAGCCCGGCCTCGAGGCGACGTACTACTACGACCCGCCGAACATGACGTTCCCCTACGGCGCGTACGTCGCGGTCGTCGACGTCGACCGCGAGACCGGCTTCGTGAAGGTGCGGCGGTTCCTCGCGATCGACGACTGCGGCACGGTGATCAACCCGATGGTCGTCGAAGGCCAGATCCACGGCGGGCTGACCGAAGGGTTCGCAATCGCGTTCATGCAGGAGATCCGCTACGACGAGAGCGGGAACAACCTCAACACGAACTTCACCGAGTACTTGGTGCCGACGTCGCTCGAGACGCCGCACTGGGAGACGGCGAGCACCGTCACGCCGAGCCCGCACCACCCGATCGGCGCCAAGGGCGTCGGCGAGTCGCCCAACGTCGGCTCGCCGGCGGCGTTCGTCAACGCGGTGATGGACGCGCTCGCGCCGCTGGGCGTGACGCACCTCGACATGCCGCTCACGCGCGAGAAGGTGTGGCGCGCGTGCCGCGAGGCGGCGACCGCGTGAACCTCGAGTACGGCGGCCGCGAGCGGATCGACGCCGACCGCGACACCGTCTGGGCGTTCGTCAACGATCCGGCGAAGATCGCGGGCTGCATGCCCGACGTGCTGGAGTCGCACGTCGTCGACGAGCACACCTTCGACGCGGTCGTGCAGGTCGCGGTCGGCCCGGTGCGCGGCAAGTTCAAGTTCCACGTCGTGCTCGTCCCGCAGCCCGGCGGCGAGCACATGGACTTGAAAATCTCCGGCGGCGGGTTCGGCAGCGTCGTCGACCTGAACGCCGGCGCGGACGTCTCGGTGCAAGACGGCGCGACGGTGCTCGACTGGAAGGGCGTCGCGACGATGCGCGGCCCGCTCGCCGCGGTCGGCGGGCGCGTGATCGACGCGCAGGCCAAGCGCGTCATCACGACGACGTTCGCCAACGTGAAGACGCAGCTCGGCGCGACCGCGCTCGACACGGCCTAAGACGATGTCGTTCTACGAGCGGCTGGCCGAGCTGGAGCGCGAGCGCGCGAGCTTCGCGGTCGCGACGGTCGTCGCGCGCCGCTCGCCGGTCAGCTCGCATCTGGGCGACCGCGCGCTGATCTTCGCCGACGGCCACATCGACGGCTTCGTCGGCGGCTCGTGCTCGCGCGACATCGTGCGCCGCGAAGCGCTGCGCGCGCTGCGCAGCGGGCTGCCGCGGCTGGTGCAGATCCGGCCCGGCAGCGATCCCGCGCACGAGGGCGAGACGGTGAACGACGACTGCGTCGTCGTCGCGATGGGCTGCGCCTCGGAAGGCGCGGTCGACGTCTACCTCGAGCCGCACCTGCCGCACCCGCTCTTGGTCGTCGCCGGCGACACACCGGTCGCCGATGCGCTGGCGCGGATCGCCGCGCAGATTCCGTATGAGGTCGTGCGTGTGGTGCTCGAAGCCGAGCTCGCGGCGCTCGCGCCGATTCCGTCGGTGCGCACCATCGCGCTCGAATCGCTGCCGCGTCATCTCGACGAGACGGGCCGCGACCGGCGCGCGCACCTGGTCGCGGTCGTCGCCTCGCAAGGACATTATGACGAAGCCGCGCTCGCGCCGCTGCTGCGCGCCGAGCCGGCGTTCGTCGGACTGCTCGCCAGCCGCCGCCGCGCCGAGGCGGTGAAGTCGGCGCTCGCGCAGCAAGGACTCGCGCCCGCACTGCTGGCGCGTCTGCACGCCCCGGTCGGTCTCGACGTCGGCGCGCGCACGCCGGGCGACGTCGCGATCTCGATCGTCGCGCAGATCATCGCGACCGCGCCGTTCGCCGTCGACGACCCCGCGACGGCCCCGGTCGAGCACGCTCACTGCTGCGAGCACGAGCGCGCGTGACGGAGGGCGAGCTGCGCGAGCGCTTCGCCCGCCACGGCTACGTCGCGAACGACGACTTCGCGACCGGGATCGAGCTGATGCTCGCGCTGGAAAAGCCGCTGCTGATCGAAGGTCCCGCCGGCGTCGGCAAGACCGAGAGCGCGAAGGTGCTGGCGGAGGTGCTCGGCACGCGGCTGATCCGGCTGCAATGCTACGAAGGGCTCGACGCCGCCAGCGCGCTCTACGAGTGGAACTATCCCAAGCAGCTGCTGCGCATCCGGCTGACCGAGGAGAGCGGCGCGACGGCGCAGGCGCGCGAAGCGGAGATCTTCAGCGAGCCGTTTCTGCTGAAGCGCCCGCTGCTCGAAGCGATCACGCAGGAGCGCGCGCCGGTGCTGCTGATCGACGAGCTCGACCGCGCCGACGAAGCATTCGAAGCGTTTCTGCTCGAGCTGCTCGGTGAGTTTCAAGTGACGATTCCCGAATTGGGCACGATCCGCGCGCGCGAGCGGCCGGCCGTCGTGATCACCTCGAACCGCACGCGCGAGCTGTCGGACGCGCTGCGCCGCCGTTGTCTCTATCTCTGGCTCGACTACCCGACGCGCGCGGAAGAGCTGACGATCCTGCGCACCCGGCTGCCCGGGATCGACGCCCGGCTGGCGGAGCAGATCGCGCGGTTCATGGAGTTTTTGCGCGGCCAGCCGTTTCAGAAAGTGCCGGGCGTCGCGGAGAGCCTCGACTGGGCGCTCGCGCTCATCCGGCTGCACCGCGACGCCCTCGACGAGCAGACGCTCGAGCGGACGCTGGGGACGATTCTCAAGGTGCACGACGACTGGGAGCTGTTGCGTGCGCAGCGCGCGCGGTACGAGCCGTTGCTGAACGGCGGCGCGCAAGCCGCCAGCGACGCGGCCCCTGCGCCGGACTACGGTTTGGGGACGGTACGCGCGCGCCGCGGCTGAGGCGATGACGTTCTCCGAAAACGTCGCCGCGTTCACCGCCGCGCTGCGCGACGAGCACGGCTTCGGCGCCGGCCACGCGGCGACGCGCGACGCGCTGCGCGCGGCGGACATTCTAGGCGTTACCGAGGCGCGGCGGCTGCGCAGCGCCTTCCGCGCCGTCTACTGTGCGACGCCGGAAGAGGTCGCGCGCTTCGACGCCGCCTTCGACGCTTTCTTCCGCGCGCCGCGTGGCGTCGCGCAGCCGCATCTGCGCCCGCGCCACACCCGTCCGGATCCCGCCCAGCGACCGCGTGATGAGATCGTTCGCACCACCGAACGGCCTTCGCCCGCGGAGATGAACGACGCCGCCGTGACATGGCAGACGCTGCGCGCGCGCTACAGCGCGCGGGCCGCGCGCGGCGAACCGCCGCGAATTCAAACCGACGGCCTCGAAGAGATCGTCGCGGCAGCGGCGCGGATCGTGGCCGGCGTGCGGATCGCGCGCTCGCGCCGCCGGACGCCGCGGCGCAGCGGCTCGCGCATCGACCTGCGCCGCACGCTGCGTGCGAGCGTCGAGACGGCCGGCGAACCGGTCGACCTGCGCCGCACGGCGCGCACGCTGCGCGGCGCACGCTTCGTCGTGCTGATCGACGGCAGCCGGTCCGCGGCCGAGTTCGCCGGACCGGTGCTGCAGTTGGCCTACGCGCTCGTGCAGCGCTCGCGCCGCGCGAACGCGTTCGTGTTCAGCACGGCGCTGCGCGAGGTGACGCGCGCGCTGCGCGACCGTTCGATCGCCGGAGCGGTGCTCTCCGACCTCGGCGAAGCGTGGGGCGGCGGAACGCGCATCGGCGACAACCTCGCCGCTTTCGTGCGCGATGACGGCGGGCGGCTGCTCTCGCCGGAAACGATCGTGCTGATCTTCAGCGACGGGCTCGACGTCGGCGACCTCGACCGGCTGGCGCGCGCGATGCGCGAGCTGCAGCTGCGCTCGGCCGCCGTGATCTGGCTGAACCCGCACGCCGGCTCACCCGGCTTCACGCCCACGGCGCGCGGGATGCAAACGGCGCTGCCGTTCGTCACGCAGCTGCGCGCTGCGCGCGCCGCGCACGATTTCACCGCACTCGCCCGCGCGCTTACCCGGACGACGACCCGCGGGCGCTGAGGTTCAGCCGGCGGCCGACGCCGGCGCCGCTTCCAGCACCGCGCGCAGGTTCGCCACGGCTTGCGCAGACTCGCGCTCGATCCGGCGCCGGATCACCAGCGCGTCAAGGACCGCGAACAGCGCGTTCGGCAGCTCATACTCGAGCGTGCGCGTGAAGCGCGTTCCGCCGCCGCCGTCCGGCGTCAGCGCGTAGGTGATCGTCGCGCGCCCGCCGGCTTCCGGGCGCGCTTCGATGACCCAGCTCGAGGGCGCATCGCGGCGCAGCACGACCCATTCGCAAACGCCGTGCCGTCCGGCGACGACGAACTCCTCGGTGCAGCGCTCGCCGACGTCCTGCGAGTGCCCGGCATCGCCCGTCACCCGAATCGACGAGGGATGCCACTGCGGCCAGTTCGCCGGCGTGGTGACGTAGTCGAACACCTCGTCGGGAGAGCGGCGTATCGCCGCCTCCGAGCTGATGCGCGTCATCGTTCCTCCGTTCCGCAGCGGCGCGCGCTGCGCTCCCACAACGCTACGCAGAGGACGGCGGATTTCCCGGCGGGAGCGCGGGTCCGCGAGCCGAAAGCGCCCGACGAATAAATCGCCGTCGTTTCAGGAGGTACGCGTGGGGCGTCTTTTGCGCTGGGCCGGCTATGCGGCGATCGCGCTGGTGGTGATCGCGCTGATCGGATACGGCATCCTGGTGGTCGACTCGAACCGGGAGATCGCCGCGCCGACGACGGCCGTCCCGCCGGTGGGACAGCTCGGTCACCCCTCGCTCCAGCGCGGCAAGCACCTCTTCACCGCGGTCGCCGGCTGCATCGACTGCCACGGCGCCGACGGCGGCGGCGGGCCGTTCATCAGCCAGCCCGCGATGGCGATGCTGTACGCGCCGAACCTCACGCGCGGACCCGGCGGCGTCGGCGCCGTTTACTCCGACGCGGACTACGACCGCGCGATCCGGCGCGGAATCCGAGCCGACGGAACGCGGCTGCTGATCATGCCGTCGTGGGACTACGCCGTGCTGAGCGACGACGACGCCGCGTCGGTGATCGCGTACATCCGCAGCCTACCGCCGGTCGACCGCGCGACGCCGCGGGTGAAGCTCGGTCCGGTCGGACGCATGCTCGTCGCGACGCATCAGCTCCCCTTCGACGCGACGCGCATCGCCGACGAAGGGCTGTCCGCCACGCCCCCGCCGCCGCCCGGGACGACGTTGGGCTACGGTGAATACCTCACCCGCGTCGCCGGCTGCCAAGCCTGTCACGGGATTCACTTCTCGGGCGGCCACCTCGCCGGCCCGCCCGACGTCCCGGCGGCGGCGAACATCACCCCGACCGGGATCGGCACGTGGGACGAGACGCAATTCTTGCGGACGCTGACGACCGGCAAAGACCCGAACGGTCATTATCTCAACGACTTCATGCCGTGGCGCACGATCAAGTACATGACCGACGACGAGCTCATCACGATCTTCAACTACCTCAAACGCGTCCCGCCCCGTCCCACCGGCACCGGGTGACGGTTGCGTGCGGTGGTGAACGCATGCCGATGATCGTTCAGGCCGCGACCGGCCTGGTATTCGCGACGGTGCTCGGCGGCCTGATCGGTTTCCAGCGCCAGTACACGCAGAAACCGGCGGGGATTCGCACGCACGCGCTGGTCTCGCTCGGCTCGTGCGCATTTGCGGAGTACTCCGCGCTGCTCGGCGACACACGCATCGCCGCCGGCGTGATCACCGGAATCGGGTTCCTCGGCGCCGGCGCGATCGTGCGCCAGGGCTTTGCGACGCGCGGTCTCACGACCGCCGCATCGATCTGGACCGCGGCGGCGCTGGGGATGGGCGTCGGCCTCGGTCATGCGTCGTGGGCGCTCATCATCGCAGCGCTGGTGGTGCTCACGCTGATCGTGCTCGCCATCTCGGACGACACGATCATGCGCGTGCTGCCGCACCGCAACCGCATCGCGATCAAGGTCAACGTCGACCTCGACCGCATCAGCGTCGCGCACCTCACTGAGCAGATCGCGCGCGCGTGCGAGCGGGTGCTCTTCAGCGAGGACTTGGTCCTCGAGCACAGCCCCGACGGTAACCGCGGCGAAGTCGGCTACATCCTGCGAATCGGCGCCAACACCGACCTCGCCGCCGCGCTGGAGAAGCTGATGGCGATCGACGGCGTCCTGCGCGTCGCGATTGTCGACGAACCGGTGACGCCGACGACGTGAGCGCTTTTAGCGCTCCGCAAGCGCGCTCTGGGCCGCGGCCAATCTGGCGATCGGGACGCGGTACGGGGAGCAGCTGACGTAGTCGAGGCCGAGCTCGTCGCAGAAGGCGACGCTGCTCGGCTCGCCGCCGTGCTCGCCGCAGATGCCGATCTTCAAGTCGGGGCGCGTCGCGCGGCCGCGCTCGACGCCCATCCGCATCAGCTCGCCGACGCCGGCGCGGTCGAGCACTTGGAACGGATCGTCCTTGAGGATCTTCAGCTCCAAGTAGCGCGGGATGAAGCTCGCCTCCGCGTCGTCGCGCGAGTAGCCGTAGGTCGTCTGGGTGAGGTCGTTGGTGCCGAAGCTGAAGAACTGCGCGGTGCGCGCCAGCTCGCCGGCGACCACGCACGCGCGCGGCAGCTCGACCATCGTTCCGATCCGGTACGGCACCTCGACGCCGCGGGTGAGGATCACCTCGTCGGCGACCAGCTTCGCCGCCTCGTACGTCGTCCGCATCTCCTCCGCGGTGCCGACGCCGGGGATCATCACGTCGGGCCGCGGGTCGACGCCGCGCGCGCGCAGCTCGCACGCCGCTTCGAAGATCGCGCGCACCTGCATCGCGTAGATCTCGGGATAGAGAATCCCCAGCCGGCAGACGCGCAGGCCGAGCATCGGGTTCTGCTCGTGCAGCGCGCGCACGCGCGCCAGCACGCGCATCTTCTCGGCATACTCCGGATCGTTCTCGCCCTTCGTGATCCGCAGCTCCGTCGTCTCGACGAGCAAGTCTTCGAGCGAGGGCAGGAACTCGTGCAGCGGCGGGTCGAGCAGCCGGATCGTCACCGGATAGCCGGCCATCGCCTCAAGGATGCCGGTGAAGTCTTCACGCTGGAACGGCAGCAGCTGCGCGAGCGCGTCCGCGCGCGCTTCCGGTGTGTCACTGATGATCATCCGCTGCACGACCGGGAGCCGGTCCGGCTGCATGAACATGTGCTCGGTGCGGCACAACCCGATCCCGGTTGCGCCGAGCTCGCGCGCTTTGCGCGCGTCCTCCGGCGTGTCGGCGTTCGCCCACACTTCGAGCCGCATCGCCTCGTCGGCCCAGCCGAGAAACTCCGCCAGCCACTCCGGCAGCTTCGAGGGCGGCGGGATCAGCGCGAGCTTGCCGAGCACGACGTTCCCCGTCGTGCCGTCGATCGTGATCCAGTCGCCTTCGTTCAACACGGTCTTGCCGATGGTCGCGGTGCGCGCGCGGTTGTCGACCGTCATCGCGTCGAACCCGGCAACGCACGGCTTGCCCATTCCGCGCGCGACGACCGCCGCGTGCGAGGTCGCGCCGCCGCGTGAGGTCAGCACGCCTTTCGCCGCGATCATCCCGTGCACGTCGTCCGGCGCCGTCTCGACGCGCACCAGGATCACGTCCTCGCCGGCGTGACCGCGTTCCGCGGCCGTGTCGGCGTCGAAGACGATCTGGCCGCTGGCCGCGCCCGGCGAGGCGTTGAGCCCTTTGCCCGCCACCGCGTACTTCTCGTGCGGATCGATCCGTGCGTGGAACAGCTGGTCGAGCGAAGCCGCGTCGACGCGCCGCAGCGCTTCTTCTTTCGAGATCGTGCCTTCGTGCACGAAGTCGAGCGCGATCTTCACCGCCGCTTCGGCGCTCCGCTTCCCGCTGCGCGTCTGCAGCATCCACAGCGTGCCGCGCTCGACGGTGAACTCCAAATCCTGCATGTCGCGGTAGTGCGTCTCGAGCTGGTGCGCGATCGCGACGAACTGCGCGTAGACGTCGGGCTGCGAGCTCTGCAGGTCGGAGATCTTCATCGGCGTGCGAATCCCGGCGACGACATCCTCGCCCTGTGCGTTGCGCAGGTACTCGCCGAACAGCGTCTTCTCGCCGGTGTTCGGATCGCGCGTGAACGCGACGCCGGTCCCCGAGTCCTCGCCCATGTTGCCGAAGACCATCGTCACGACGCTGCACGCCGTGCCCCAGTCGTCGGGAATCTTGTTGAACTTGCGGTAGTCCGCGGCGCGCTTGGAGTGCCAGGAGTCGAAGACGGCGGCGATTGCGAGCTCGAGCTGCTCGTGGACGTCTTGCGGGAACGGCTTGCCGGTGTGGTCGCGGACGATCTCGCGGAACTGCGCGATCACTTCCTTCCATTTGCACGCGTCGAGCTCGGGATCGGTCGCGACGCGCGCCTTGCGCTTCGCCTCCTCGACGACCCGCTCGAACTCTTCCTTCGGAATGCTCAGCACGACGTTCCCGAACATCGCCATGAAGCGGCGGTACGCGTCGTACGCGAAGCGGTCGTTCGCGGTCAGCCGCGCCAGGCCGGCGACGGTCTCGTCGTTGAGCCCGAGGTTGAGGATGGTGTCCATCATCCCCGGCATCGAGACGCGCGCGCCGCTCCGCACCGAAACCAGCAACGGGTTCGCCGCCTGCCCGAAGCCCTTCCCGGTACGGCGCTCCAGCTCGGCCATCGAGGCGCGGACCTCGTCCGAGAGCCCGTCGGGGAAGCGCCGTCCGGCCTCGTAGAACGCCAGACACACCTCGGTGGTGATCGTGAACCCGGGCGGGACGGGGAGCCCGGCGCGGGTCATCTCGGCCAGGCCGGCGCCCTTCCCGCCGAGCAGCTCTTTCATCTCACCGGAGCCGTGCTCGAAGAACCAGATCGCGTTGGAGGGCTGCGCAGCGCCGTCACGGGAGACCGGGAGGACCGCCTGGGACACGGGCTCGTTTCCTTCCTCGGCTGGCAGCCGTGGAAAATCGTTGTAGCGCCGTGTTCGAAGGGCGGAAAGTTTTTCCGTCTGGCTCATGCTTGGTAACTTTCCCCCCGCCCGGTCGGTTCAAGCGCGCGAGCTATGTCCGATCGGATCACGGACCCCCCCCCGCGGCCAGCGAAGCCGACGACATGGCGGCCGAGCCGAGCGACGGACGCCGTCGCAACTACCTTTTGTCGACCCTCGAAGGGGACGAGCGCCGCCGAATCGAGCCGCTCCTCGAGCGAGTCCACCTCGGCCACAAGACGGTCCTGGCAGCGCGCGGAGAGCCCATCGAGGCGCTCTACTTTCCGGTCAACTGCGTAACCTCGACCCTGATGGAGCTCCCCGAGGGCGACACGGTCGAGGTCGGAATGATGGGCGCCGAAGGGGTCACCGGGCTCAGCCTGATCTACGGCGAGCCGCGCTCCGGAACGACGGTGATCGTGCAGGTCCCCGGCGCGGCGGAACGCATCGCCGCCCGCGACTTCGTCCGCGAGGTGGTCGAGCCGGGCGGCTCGTTCTACCGGCTGCTGCTGCGATACAGTAACCTCTTCATGTCGCTGGTCGCGCAGAATGCCGCGTGCAACGCGAGCCACAACGTCGAACAGCGCTGCGCGCGCTGGTTGGCGCTGTCGGAAGACCGCGTCCGACAAGACCGCTTTCCGATCACGCACGAGTACCTCGCGCTGATGCTCGGCGTGCGGCGGGCGAGCGTGACCGGCGCGATGAACGCGCTCAGGCTCACCGGCGCGCTCGAATACGACCGCGGGCAGATTCACGTCCTCAACCGCGAGACGCTCGTCCGAGCCTCGTGCGGCTGCTACGCCGTGATG is a genomic window of Candidatus Eremiobacterota bacterium containing:
- a CDS encoding molybdopterin-dependent oxidoreductase, with amino-acid sequence ARKIAAHLLEVSPDDVEWADQAFRVRGVPSKTVTMKDVAFAAYTNPGDNEPGLEATYYYDPPNMTFPYGAYVAVVDVDRETGFVKVRRFLAIDDCGTVINPMVVEGQIHGGLTEGFAIAFMQEIRYDESGNNLNTNFTEYLVPTSLETPHWETASTVTPSPHHPIGAKGVGESPNVGSPAAFVNAVMDALAPLGVTHLDMPLTREKVWRACREAATA
- a CDS encoding carbon monoxide dehydrogenase subunit G — its product is MNLEYGGRERIDADRDTVWAFVNDPAKIAGCMPDVLESHVVDEHTFDAVVQVAVGPVRGKFKFHVVLVPQPGGEHMDLKISGGGFGSVVDLNAGADVSVQDGATVLDWKGVATMRGPLAAVGGRVIDAQAKRVITTTFANVKTQLGATALDTA
- a CDS encoding XdhC family protein translates to MSFYERLAELERERASFAVATVVARRSPVSSHLGDRALIFADGHIDGFVGGSCSRDIVRREALRALRSGLPRLVQIRPGSDPAHEGETVNDDCVVVAMGCASEGAVDVYLEPHLPHPLLVVAGDTPVADALARIAAQIPYEVVRVVLEAELAALAPIPSVRTIALESLPRHLDETGRDRRAHLVAVVASQGHYDEAALAPLLRAEPAFVGLLASRRRAEAVKSALAQQGLAPALLARLHAPVGLDVGARTPGDVAISIVAQIIATAPFAVDDPATAPVEHAHCCEHERA
- a CDS encoding MoxR family ATPase, with the protein product MLALEKPLLIEGPAGVGKTESAKVLAEVLGTRLIRLQCYEGLDAASALYEWNYPKQLLRIRLTEESGATAQAREAEIFSEPFLLKRPLLEAITQERAPVLLIDELDRADEAFEAFLLELLGEFQVTIPELGTIRARERPAVVITSNRTRELSDALRRRCLYLWLDYPTRAEELTILRTRLPGIDARLAEQIARFMEFLRGQPFQKVPGVAESLDWALALIRLHRDALDEQTLERTLGTILKVHDDWELLRAQRARYEPLLNGGAQAASDAAPAPDYGLGTVRARRG
- a CDS encoding VWA domain-containing protein — its product is MTFSENVAAFTAALRDEHGFGAGHAATRDALRAADILGVTEARRLRSAFRAVYCATPEEVARFDAAFDAFFRAPRGVAQPHLRPRHTRPDPAQRPRDEIVRTTERPSPAEMNDAAVTWQTLRARYSARAARGEPPRIQTDGLEEIVAAAARIVAGVRIARSRRRTPRRSGSRIDLRRTLRASVETAGEPVDLRRTARTLRGARFVVLIDGSRSAAEFAGPVLQLAYALVQRSRRANAFVFSTALREVTRALRDRSIAGAVLSDLGEAWGGGTRIGDNLAAFVRDDGGRLLSPETIVLIFSDGLDVGDLDRLARAMRELQLRSAAVIWLNPHAGSPGFTPTARGMQTALPFVTQLRAARAAHDFTALARALTRTTTRGR
- a CDS encoding SRPBCC family protein, whose product is MTRISSEAAIRRSPDEVFDYVTTPANWPQWHPSSIRVTGDAGHSQDVGERCTEEFVVAGRHGVCEWVVLRRDAPSSWVIEARPEAGGRATITYALTPDGGGGTRFTRTLEYELPNALFAVLDALVIRRRIERESAQAVANLRAVLEAAPASAAG
- a CDS encoding c-type cytochrome, yielding MGRLLRWAGYAAIALVVIALIGYGILVVDSNREIAAPTTAVPPVGQLGHPSLQRGKHLFTAVAGCIDCHGADGGGGPFISQPAMAMLYAPNLTRGPGGVGAVYSDADYDRAIRRGIRADGTRLLIMPSWDYAVLSDDDAASVIAYIRSLPPVDRATPRVKLGPVGRMLVATHQLPFDATRIADEGLSATPPPPPGTTLGYGEYLTRVAGCQACHGIHFSGGHLAGPPDVPAAANITPTGIGTWDETQFLRTLTTGKDPNGHYLNDFMPWRTIKYMTDDELITIFNYLKRVPPRPTGTG
- a CDS encoding MgtC/SapB family protein, translating into MPMIVQAATGLVFATVLGGLIGFQRQYTQKPAGIRTHALVSLGSCAFAEYSALLGDTRIAAGVITGIGFLGAGAIVRQGFATRGLTTAASIWTAAALGMGVGLGHASWALIIAALVVLTLIVLAISDDTIMRVLPHRNRIAIKVNVDLDRISVAHLTEQIARACERVLFSEDLVLEHSPDGNRGEVGYILRIGANTDLAAALEKLMAIDGVLRVAIVDEPVTPTT
- a CDS encoding pyruvate, phosphate dikinase, with the translated sequence MSQTEKLSALRTRRYNDFPRLPAEEGNEPVSQAVLPVSRDGAAQPSNAIWFFEHGSGEMKELLGGKGAGLAEMTRAGLPVPPGFTITTEVCLAFYEAGRRFPDGLSDEVRASMAELERRTGKGFGQAANPLLVSVRSGARVSMPGMMDTILNLGLNDETVAGLARLTANDRFAYDAYRRFMAMFGNVVLSIPKEEFERVVEEAKRKARVATDPELDACKWKEVIAQFREIVRDHTGKPFPQDVHEQLELAIAAVFDSWHSKRAADYRKFNKIPDDWGTACSVVTMVFGNMGEDSGTGVAFTRDPNTGEKTLFGEYLRNAQGEDVVAGIRTPMKISDLQSSQPDVYAQFVAIAHQLETHYRDMQDLEFTVERGTLWMLQTRSGKRSAEAAVKIALDFVHEGTISKEEALRRVDAASLDQLFHARIDPHEKYAVAGKGLNASPGAASGQIVFDADTAAERGHAGEDVILVRVETAPDDVHGMIAAKGVLTSRGGATSHAAVVARGMGKPCVAGFDAMTVDNRARTATIGKTVLNEGDWITIDGTTGNVVLGKLALIPPPSKLPEWLAEFLGWADEAMRLEVWANADTPEDARKARELGATGIGLCRTEHMFMQPDRLPVVQRMIISDTPEARADALAQLLPFQREDFTGILEAMAGYPVTIRLLDPPLHEFLPSLEDLLVETTELRITKGENDPEYAEKMRVLARVRALHEQNPMLGLRVCRLGILYPEIYAMQVRAIFEAACELRARGVDPRPDVMIPGVGTAEEMRTTYEAAKLVADEVILTRGVEVPYRIGTMVELPRACVVAGELARTAQFFSFGTNDLTQTTYGYSRDDAEASFIPRYLELKILKDDPFQVLDRAGVGELMRMGVERGRATRPDLKIGICGEHGGEPSSVAFCDELGLDYVSCSPYRVPIARLAAAQSALAER
- a CDS encoding Crp/Fnr family transcriptional regulator; this translates as MAAEPSDGRRRNYLLSTLEGDERRRIEPLLERVHLGHKTVLAARGEPIEALYFPVNCVTSTLMELPEGDTVEVGMMGAEGVTGLSLIYGEPRSGTTVIVQVPGAAERIAARDFVREVVEPGGSFYRLLLRYSNLFMSLVAQNAACNASHNVEQRCARWLALSEDRVRQDRFPITHEYLALMLGVRRASVTGAMNALRLTGALEYDRGQIHVLNRETLVRASCGCYAVMAAMTDALIEALPERA